The following coding sequences lie in one Stenotrophomonas rhizophila genomic window:
- a CDS encoding YhdP family protein: protein MSTPLRLRLRRIRRHAVYALAIVLVCVAVLVGTVSQVLPFAERHPDKVAAWLSARAGQPVRFDHLDTAWTRRGPLLELKGLRIGEGQGIAIGEAEVLVSMYAGLLPGHSLTELRLRGLALVLQRADDGRWSVRGLPQAGSGDPLEALRRLGELQVIGGRLRVDAPSLNLQAELPRIDLRLRVNGQRLRVGARAWADVNGQPLTAVLDFDRRHGDGQAWLSADPADFRAWSHLLQFAGVSLQQGTGELNAWVDLRDHRPVMVTADADLQDLRLRGAPLADGKRPQLALDTLQLRARWRWVTGGWRADAPQLRIGLAGSSEVQRLDGLLLAGGQHMALAGDNIDATALLRGLALSDRIEPGLREWLQHAAPHARMTQVRVAAERGGPVSIQGELADVGFAPSGHAPGLSGVGGRFSADADGFQLDLQPNRVMHFDWPTGFGQRHDVRLAGQLVGWRDEAGGWRFGTPALRVQGTDYAADVRGSVWFQGDGTRPWLQLAARIDDVPMTVAKRFWIHSRMSKGATDWLDAALVAGQVRNGVGLVSGDLDDWPFDRNNGRFEATGHISNGTIRFQHDWPAMGKVDADIAFIGPGFELHGGGDLAGVAVNHFDAGIVDFGETPLYVKATTQTETGALLAMLKQSPLHATYAETLDNLTAKGPAKVSYDLLQPLHPDQGPGHMLGTVDLQGVALTEKRFALAFDGMRGQARYSRDGFGAEGLNVRHLGQDGLLSLRAGGFVRDPQQAFESELTASLDAGALLDRAPELNWLKPYIAGNARWTIGVTLPKVAAGAKTEPPTLLTLRSDLVGTRLDLPAPLDKDPGVPLATTVNAQLPMGSGRVDVAFGQRLALAARTHNNQTGVQVTLGSDRVDRDPPASGLAVNGRSGSLDALEWIGLARTPDGGDGKDAMPLRQVDVQVGQLLLAGGVFAQTRLQLRPTPSTVEVRLDGPSLAGTLSVPNAEGGTIVGKLSRVHWQSLPTPAKVPSDGAPILLPPDATLPARVQASANDTNPAKIPPLALDIEDLQFGKAKLGQAVLRTRPFGNGLSVDQLQFRAPKQAIDIQGRWLGMGAAARTQVNVDVKSEDLGGLMQNLDYGGQLRGGQGQLSLDAGWQGGPSDFQLGALQGQMQVHARNGQLLELEPGAGRVLGLLSVTQLPRRLMFDFRDFFSKGFAFNQVEGALEFANGMATTDKVLIEGPAANISIRGQTDLRRQQFDQTIDVNPRAGNLLTVVGAVAGGPVGAAVGAAANAVLGKPLGAIGAKTYRVTGPWAEPKVEVIDRDDAPPPRAAPAALPPPVR, encoded by the coding sequence ATGAGCACGCCGCTCCGACTGCGACTGCGAAGGATTCGCCGCCATGCCGTGTATGCATTGGCGATCGTGTTGGTGTGCGTGGCGGTGCTGGTGGGCACCGTCAGTCAAGTGTTGCCGTTCGCCGAGCGCCACCCCGACAAGGTGGCGGCCTGGTTGAGCGCGCGTGCCGGGCAGCCGGTGCGCTTCGATCATCTGGATACCGCCTGGACCCGCCGCGGGCCCCTGCTGGAACTGAAGGGCCTGCGCATCGGCGAAGGGCAGGGCATCGCCATCGGCGAGGCCGAGGTGCTGGTGTCGATGTATGCCGGGCTGCTGCCGGGCCACTCGCTGACCGAACTGCGCCTGCGCGGCCTGGCCCTGGTGCTGCAGCGGGCCGACGATGGCCGCTGGTCGGTGCGCGGGCTGCCGCAGGCCGGCAGCGGCGACCCGCTCGAGGCGCTGCGTCGCCTCGGCGAGCTGCAGGTGATCGGCGGTCGGCTGCGGGTGGATGCGCCCTCGTTGAACCTGCAGGCCGAGCTGCCGCGCATCGACCTGCGCCTGCGCGTGAATGGCCAACGCCTGCGCGTGGGCGCGCGCGCGTGGGCCGACGTCAACGGCCAGCCGCTGACGGCCGTGCTGGACTTCGACCGCCGCCACGGTGATGGCCAGGCCTGGTTGTCGGCCGACCCGGCCGATTTCCGCGCCTGGTCGCACCTGCTCCAGTTCGCCGGGGTATCGCTGCAGCAAGGCACCGGGGAGCTCAATGCCTGGGTCGACCTGCGCGACCACCGCCCGGTGATGGTCACCGCCGACGCCGACCTGCAGGATCTGCGGCTGCGCGGCGCCCCGCTGGCCGATGGCAAACGCCCGCAGCTGGCGCTGGATACCCTGCAGCTGCGCGCGCGCTGGCGCTGGGTGACCGGCGGCTGGCGCGCCGACGCGCCGCAGCTGCGCATCGGCCTGGCCGGCAGCAGCGAGGTGCAGCGCCTGGACGGCCTGCTGCTGGCCGGCGGCCAGCACATGGCCCTGGCCGGCGACAACATCGATGCCACCGCGCTGCTGCGCGGGCTGGCGCTCAGCGATCGCATCGAACCAGGTCTGCGTGAGTGGCTGCAGCACGCCGCGCCGCATGCGCGCATGACCCAGGTGCGGGTCGCCGCCGAACGCGGCGGCCCGGTGTCGATCCAGGGCGAACTGGCCGACGTCGGCTTTGCACCGTCCGGGCATGCGCCCGGGCTGAGTGGCGTGGGCGGGCGCTTCAGCGCCGACGCCGACGGTTTCCAGCTGGACCTGCAACCGAACCGGGTGATGCACTTCGACTGGCCCACCGGCTTCGGCCAGCGCCACGACGTGCGCCTGGCCGGGCAGCTGGTGGGCTGGCGCGACGAAGCCGGCGGTTGGCGGTTCGGCACCCCGGCGCTGCGCGTGCAGGGCACCGACTACGCCGCCGATGTGCGCGGCAGTGTCTGGTTCCAGGGCGACGGCACCCGGCCGTGGCTGCAACTGGCCGCGCGCATCGACGACGTGCCGATGACCGTGGCCAAGCGCTTCTGGATCCACTCCAGGATGAGCAAGGGGGCCACCGACTGGCTGGATGCCGCGCTGGTGGCCGGGCAGGTCCGCAACGGCGTGGGCCTGGTCAGCGGTGACCTCGACGACTGGCCGTTCGACCGCAACAACGGTCGCTTCGAGGCCACCGGGCATATCAGCAACGGCACCATCCGCTTCCAGCATGACTGGCCGGCCATGGGCAAGGTGGACGCCGACATCGCCTTCATCGGGCCCGGCTTTGAACTGCACGGCGGCGGCGACCTGGCCGGCGTGGCGGTGAACCACTTCGATGCCGGTATCGTGGATTTCGGCGAAACCCCGCTGTACGTGAAGGCCACCACCCAGACCGAGACCGGGGCCCTGCTGGCGATGCTCAAGCAGAGCCCGCTGCACGCCACCTATGCCGAGACCCTGGACAATCTAACCGCCAAGGGCCCGGCCAAGGTCAGCTATGACCTGCTGCAGCCGCTGCATCCCGACCAGGGGCCGGGCCACATGCTGGGCACGGTCGACCTGCAGGGCGTGGCGCTGACCGAAAAACGCTTCGCGCTGGCCTTCGACGGCATGCGGGGCCAGGCCCGCTACAGCCGCGACGGTTTCGGTGCCGAAGGGCTCAACGTGCGCCACCTGGGCCAGGACGGGCTGCTCAGCCTGCGCGCCGGGGGCTTCGTGCGCGACCCGCAGCAGGCCTTCGAATCCGAACTCACCGCGTCGCTGGATGCCGGTGCCTTGCTGGACCGCGCGCCCGAGTTGAACTGGCTCAAGCCCTACATCGCCGGCAACGCGCGCTGGACGATCGGGGTGACCCTGCCCAAGGTGGCCGCCGGCGCGAAGACCGAGCCGCCGACCCTGCTGACCCTGCGGTCGGACCTGGTCGGCACCCGCCTGGACCTGCCGGCGCCGCTGGACAAGGACCCGGGCGTGCCGCTGGCAACCACGGTCAACGCCCAGCTGCCGATGGGCAGCGGCCGGGTGGACGTGGCCTTTGGCCAGCGCCTGGCCCTGGCCGCCCGCACCCACAACAACCAGACCGGCGTGCAGGTGACGCTGGGCAGCGACCGGGTCGACCGCGACCCGCCGGCCAGTGGGCTGGCGGTCAATGGCCGCAGCGGGTCGCTGGATGCCCTGGAATGGATCGGCCTGGCGCGCACGCCCGATGGCGGTGACGGCAAGGACGCCATGCCGTTGCGCCAGGTGGATGTGCAGGTCGGGCAGCTGCTGCTGGCCGGGGGCGTGTTCGCGCAGACCCGGCTGCAGCTGCGGCCTACGCCGTCCACGGTGGAAGTGCGCCTGGACGGCCCCTCGCTGGCGGGCACCCTGAGCGTGCCCAATGCCGAGGGCGGCACCATCGTCGGCAAGCTCAGCCGCGTGCATTGGCAGTCGCTGCCGACCCCGGCCAAGGTGCCCTCCGATGGCGCACCGATCCTTCTGCCGCCCGATGCCACCCTGCCGGCCCGGGTCCAGGCCAGTGCCAACGACACCAACCCGGCGAAGATTCCGCCGCTGGCGCTGGACATCGAGGACCTGCAGTTCGGCAAGGCCAAGCTGGGCCAGGCGGTGCTGCGCACGCGCCCGTTCGGCAACGGCCTGAGCGTGGACCAGCTGCAGTTCCGCGCGCCCAAGCAGGCCATCGACATCCAGGGCCGCTGGCTGGGCATGGGCGCCGCTGCACGCACCCAGGTCAATGTGGACGTGAAAAGCGAGGACCTGGGCGGCCTGATGCAGAACCTCGACTACGGCGGCCAGCTGCGCGGTGGCCAGGGCCAGCTCAGCCTGGACGCCGGTTGGCAGGGCGGTCCGTCGGACTTCCAGCTGGGCGCGCTGCAGGGGCAGATGCAGGTCCACGCGCGCAACGGCCAGTTGCTGGAGCTGGAGCCCGGCGCCGGGCGTGTGCTGGGCCTGCTCAGCGTGACCCAGCTGCCGCGCCGGTTGATGTTCGATTTCCGTGACTTCTTCTCCAAGGGCTTTGCCTTCAACCAGGTCGAGGGCGCGCTCGAGTTCGCCAACGGCATGGCCACCACCGACAAGGTGCTGATCGAAGGCCCGGCGGCCAACATCAGCATCCGCGGCCAGACCGACCTGCGCCGCCAGCAGTTCGACCAGACCATCGACGTCAACCCGCGTGCCGGCAACCTGCTCACCGTGGTCGGCGCGGTCGCCGGCGGACCGGTGGGCGCCGCCGTGGGTGCGGCGGCCAATGCGGTGCTGGGCAAGCCGCTGGGGGCGATCGGGGCCAAGACCTACCGGGTAACCGGCCCCTGGGCCGAACCCAAGGTCGAGGTGATCGACCGTGACGATGCCCCGCCGCCACGGGCGGCTCCCGCTGCGTTGCCGCCCCCGGTACGCTGA